A window of Fusarium musae strain F31 chromosome 1, whole genome shotgun sequence genomic DNA:
CTCACCTCCTCTAccatctcatctctgctctgctcatctcatctcactcatcTCATATCCTGCTACTGTCAAACACCAAGCAAGTCTCTTCAATATGAAAATCAGTACCACCTTCGCCAACCTCGTGGCCTACTGTGCCATTGGCATCCACGCAATGCCCTCAAACCCAGAACCAGTATCTGAGCTCACCAGCCAGGACGAAAACCCCATACTGGAGAAGCGAAAGTGCTATAACGGGAAAAAGGAATACGGCTGTGACAAAGGATGGTGCTGGAAGAAGTGCGGCGGTGGTACTCCAGACATCGCCAACAGTGGCCCGTGGTGCTGGGCCAAATGGAACTGGGGATGGGGTGATGGTAACTGGGTCTCTTGCCACTATGATAGCGACTGCAAGAAGGCCTTTGCTGGTGAAGCTGCGTGCGCCCAGGGAAACTGTGAGGACTGTGGATGCAGCTGTTAAGGTTGGAAATGGAACCTGTGATGAGTTCATGAGAAACACGGGATTAGGTAACCAACTTGATTTCTTAACAATGCTTCAATCACTTGAATGCCCACGTGATAGCCAGTGACTGCCCACTGGCCGACGTCGGGGTTACATAAGCCTGTTTAGTCGAGAGA
This region includes:
- a CDS encoding hypothetical protein (EggNog:ENOG41); the protein is MKISTTFANLVAYCAIGIHAMPSNPEPVSELTSQDENPILEKRKCYNGKKEYGCDKGWCWKKCGGGTPDIANSGPWCWAKWNWGWGDGNWVSCHYDSDCKKAFAGEAACAQGNCEDCGCSC